In the genome of Salmo trutta chromosome 18, fSalTru1.1, whole genome shotgun sequence, one region contains:
- the LOC115153151 gene encoding cGMP-dependent protein kinase 2-like — MLSVINQGPTRFHRVAVEVHCRLKAKEGVSAEPTSGHFCGGFRAQHVSIERAHVRKDSSTKKLINDAIMNNDFLKKLDPQHLREMVDCMYERIYTDGQLVIQEGEPGNYLYVLADGLLKVTQNGKLLGEMSPRTAFGELAILYNCKRTATVKAVSQAHIWALDRQTFQSIMMKSTQATQEEYFSFLRSVSLLRDLPEEKLSKIVDCLEIDYFDKGEYIIREGEEGNTFFIIAKGEVCVTQTTEGCTEPREIKTLGVGDYFGEKALISEDVRSANIISTENDTQCLVVDRDNFNQMVGTYEELQAYLKKYVEELSRCDERRNALPHSPVIDSSPEAQEVHRLRERIAVLPTHDPFQDLEVIATLGMGGFGRVELVKLRDEDTTFALKCIKKKHILDTRQQEHIYSERNILQLTKSHFIVRLFRTFRDDKYVYLLLEVCLGGELWSVLRDMSFFEEQTARFCIACVLEAFDYLHARGIIYRDLKPENLLLDAEGYVKMADFGFAKRIGLGKKTWTFCGTPEYVAPEVIMNKGHDFGADCWSLGILIFELLTGSPPFSGSDPIKIYTMVLHGIEKVDFPKRISKRPDDLIRRLCKLNPVDRLGNKKNGIIDIKKHKWFQGFNGEGLRCQKLISPLKRELKGPMDHSHFDIFPPELEEPPDELSGWDKDF; from the exons ATGCTCAGTGTCATCAACCAGGGTCCCACCCGCTTCCACAGGGTGGCCGTGGAGGTCCACTGCAGGCTCAAGGCCAAGGAGGGCGTGTCGGCCGAGCCCACCTCAGGGCACTTCTGCGGGGGTTTCAGAGCCCAACATGTGTCCATAGAGAGGGCCCATGTCCGCAAGGACTCCAG CACCAAGAAGCTAATCAATGACGCCATCATGAACAATGACTTCCTGAAGAAGCTGGATCCGCAGCACCtgagggagatggtggactgCATGTATGAGAGGATCTACACTGATGGCCAATTGGTCATCCAGGAGGGAGAACCAGGGAACTACCTCTATGTGCTGGCAG ATGGCCTGCTAAAGGTCACGCAGAATGGCAAATTGCTTGGAGAGATGAGTCCCAGGACTGCCTTTGGAGAGTTGGCTATATTGTACAACTGTAAGAGAACTGCTACAGTGAAAG CTGTATCCCAGGCTCATATCTGGGCTCTGGATCGTCAGACCTTCCAGAGTATTATGATGAAGTCTACACAGGCCACACAAGAAGAGTACTTCAGCTTCCTACGCAG TGTATCTCTGCTGAGAGACCTGCCAGAAGAGAAGCTTTCTAAAATCGTTGACTGTCTGGAAATT GACTATTTTGATAAAGGAGAGTATATCATTCGGGAGGGCGAAGAAGGGAACACTTTCTTCATTATAGCTAAAGGAGAG GTGTGTGTCACCCAGACCACAGAGGGATGTACTGAGCCGCGGGAGATAAAGACACTGGGTGTGGGCGACTACTTTGGAGAAAAAGCCCTCATAAG TGAGGATGTGCGTTCAGCAAACATCATCTCTACTGAGAATGACACACAGTGCTTGGTGGTGGACAGAGA CAACTTCAACCAGATGGTGGGCACTTATGAGGAACTGCAGGCGTACCTGAAGAAATATGTCGAAGAGCTCTCCCGATGTGACGAGAGGAGAAATGCACT GCCCCATTCCCCCGTTATCGACTCGTCCCCAGAGGCCCAGGAAGTGCATCGGCTCAGGGAGAGGATTGCCGTCCTCCCCACCCATGACCCCTTCCAGGACCTGGAGGTCATAGCCACACTGGGCATGGGTGGGTTCGGCCGAGTAGAGCTG GTGAAACTGAGAGATGAAGACACCACATTTGCTCTGAAGTGTATTAAAAAGAAGCACATTTTGGACACGAGACAACAGGAGCACATCTACTCTGAGAGGAACATCCTTCAGCTGACCAAGTCACACTTCATAGTCAG GTTGTTTCGGACATTCCGAGATGACAAGTATGTGTACTTGCTACTGGAAGTCTGCCTGGGTGGTGAGCTGTGGAGTGTACTACGGGACAT GAGTTTCTTTGAGGAGCAGACAGCCCGCTTCTGCATTGCCTGTGTCCTGGAAGCCTTTGACTACCTCCACGCCAGAGGAATCATCTACAGAGACCTGAAACCTGAGAACCTACTACTGGATGCAGAAGGCTATGTCAAAATG GCTGACTTTGGTTTTGCTAAGAGGATTGGCCTGGGGAAGAAGACATGGACATTCTGTGGGACCCCAGAGTATGTGGCCCCAGAGGTCATCATGAACAAGGGCCATGACTTTGGAGCTGACTGCTGGTCTCTAGGGATCCTCATCTTTGAGCTGCTGACTGGCAG CCCACCATTTTCTGGAAGTGACCCTATAAAGATCTACACCATGGTCCTCCATGGGATTGAAAAGGTTGACTTCCCCAAGAGGATCAGCAAGCGCCCCGACGACCTCATCAGGAGACTCTGCAA GCTCAACCCTGTGGATAGGCTTGGCAATAAGAAGAACGGAATCATCGACATTAAGAAACACAA GTGGTTCCAGGGCTTTAACGGGGAGGGGCTGAGATGCCAGAAGCTCATATCCCCACTGAAGAGAGAG CTGAAGGGGCCGATGGACCACAGCCACTTTGACATCTTTCCCCCAGAGCTGGAGGAGCCTCCAGATGAGCTGTCAGGCTGGGACAAGGACTTCTGA